GCGGAAGTGGACGATGGGCGAAAAGCTGTAAACGTGCTTCTCTCTCTCGAAGAGACCTACGCTGATATCACTCCCGTTCGTACAAGCGGAAACGGATTGACAGCATTTGTATCGATCATGCGTGGCTGTGATAATATGTGCGCATTCTGTGTGGTCCCGTTCACACGCGGACGTGAGCGCAGCCGGCCAATGGAAAGTATTCTTCGCGAGATTTCTCAGCTCAGCGAGCAGGGATATAAAGAAGTTACGCTGCTGGGTCAGAACGTTAATTCTTATAAATACCAGGATATCGATTTCACACGGCTGATGGATGAAGCCAGCAAGGTTGATCCGGAAATGCGGTTTCGATTTTCATCACCGCACCCCAAGGATTTCCCGGAACCGTTACTGCACCTGATTGCCGAACGGCCCAATTTGTGCAACTATATTCATATTCCGGCCCAGGCAGGCAGCGACACCATGCTGGAGCGAATGCGTCGCCCGTACACCCGCGAACAGTATCTGAAGCTCACCAACCGGATGCGGGAAATCATTCCCGGTGTAAGCCTCTCCACGGATATCATTGCTGGATTTTGCGGTGAAACGGAAGAGGAACACAAAGCCACAATGAGCCTGATGAAAACCGTTGAGTACGATCTCGCCTATATGTTTGCTTACAGTGAACGCGAGCGAACACTTGCACACAGAAAATATGAAGATGATGTGCCCGAAGAGGTAAAAAAGCGACGACTCTCTGAGATTATTAAACAACAGATGGAAATCCAGGAGAAACGCAATAAAGATGAAATCGGCAAAATCCATATCGTCCTTGCAGAAGGTACCAGCAAAAAATCAGACGAACAGTTAAGTGGCCGCTCCGATACCAACAAGATGGTGGTATTTGACAGAGAACACTATCAAAAAGGTGATTACGTAGCTGTAGAAATTGAAGAATGCACCTCCGCTACGCTGATTGGCAAGCCACTGTATAAGACAACGACCCAGGAGTTTTTCAGTAAACAAGCTGTAACAGCCTGAGAAGTTTTGAATTTTTTATACAAAAAAACCCGGCATCATGGTCAAGATGCCGGGTTTTTTGTTTTTAACTGCTGCTACTTATCGTTGATCTTACTCCCCACCTTCATCAGCATCGTCATTGAATGTGTTGAGTTCTATCTCTCCAATCTCATTGGTTTCTCCTACGGTCACGCTAACTTCATCAAGTGCAGCCGGTTCAAACCCTTCTTCTCTTGGCTCAACAGAAACCGTATAGCTGCCTGACTCCAAACCCACGAGTGTAAACTCACCGGAGGAAGTATCCGCAAAGGTAGTAGACAGCGTGTCCGATTCCTGTATGGCATATACCGTCGCCCGGGTATCAATCGGCAAAATAGTTCCGGAAATGTTACCTGTTATTGCTTCGTTTGTTGCTCTAATTACAGGTTTAAGGTTGTACAGATCCTGTACGCCTTTTTTTACAACCGATCGATTGGCGTCAAAATCAAGAAGCAGCGTGTATTGGATTCCTTCCAGAATTTCCGCGTTGATATTAAGTTTCACGCCTGTCTGTTCACCACTGGGCACAAACAGTTCGAACGTTTCGCCATTAATGACTACCGTATTCGCGTCATTCAAAATCAAGCGAATCTGCTCGTATGTGCCTACTTCCAGTTCAGCATCCGCAAGAACGGCCATTTCCCCGTTCACCAGATCCAGGATATTATAGATCTCGTTCGGCTCGCTGATCACAATCCAGCCATCTTCGTTTTGAGTATTGTTCACTTCAACTCGTGCCACGGATATGTTTACTTCATCGTAGTCAACCGGTGCGTCATGGAGTTTCACAACCATGGATCCCGTTCCGCTACCTGATTCTGTGTTAAGAGTGGATTCACAACCCCAGAAAAGCAGGGCTGATGTTATTACTAAATATGTGAGCGTTTTTAATTGTTTTTGAATACTCATGGTAAACCTCGTCTGTTGTTTATGATATATATTTGGGGTTGTTACAGTGATATGACGACCAGGTTCCGGATCGGTTACAATATTTATTAAAAAATTTTAATCTTTAGATTTTTATGATCTGATCTGCCTGCGTAAATAGACTCAGGCCAACATCCAAGCCGCTTACCCGCGTGACTCTCCTTAAGATTCATTCAACAGATTTATGAATAAATATGAAGCTCGACTTTGTTTTTCGCAGTGTATTTCGCGGAGTATTTCTGATGCGTGATGAATGAATAGAATATGATCTGTGAAAATCAGCGTATTACTCAAAGCCACTCTACTCTACATGAATAAAGAAATGGCAGGAGTAAAGTGGGTCCTTATACGATAAGGAACTCGCGTTGTGAATAGAGTTGTGAACTCTGAAATTTCTTACTAATTCCCTTGGTTTCCAGGCCCCTGGCCAGGTCTGCCGCCTGGTGGGTTCCCGGGTCGCCCCGGAATGTTCGATGGTGGTCCCGCATTCACATTCCCGTTGAACAAATTTTGTAAAATCTGGCTGGCAGGAATTCCGTTTCCTATCTGGTTTGATAAGCCATCAAGTACGGAGGCTGCCGGAAGCTGGCTTCGCCTCTCAGCGGCATTCACCGCACCCGGTAACCGCTGAATTTCATTCGCTGAAAACCCTCCGCGTACTGCATTTGCAATCACCGCCTGAACACCTGCCTCATTCAGCATCGACGCCGGCAGATCAGGCAAAATCCCCACTGCTGCTGCTATCGCCCGGGGAGATGAGTTTTCGAGCACAGCAGGCTGCCCCAGCTCGTTCAGCACCATTTCAATAGTTTCTGAAGGCACCTTCTGTGTAAGTGACTTCAGATTCGCATTAACCAACTCCCGGCGAAACTGCTCCTGCCCCCCACCTAAACCCTGCATATACGGTGCAACTTCCGGCTTTTCCATCCAGCGGTTTGATAATGCAACTGCCTGTGGAGTCTCCCTTTGGATCACATCTAATACGGGAATCATTCGTCCGCCCGGAACTCCTTTAGCAAACCCTTCCATCATCTTTTGGATGATAAAATCCGTTGGCATTCCCTTTTCTGCAAGGTCTGCCGCGGGCTCAATCATACGTGCAACGATTGAATCGTCGACACCCCGTGAGGCAGCACGTTCTCTTATCAATTCGATTCTGTTCTGCTCAATTCCCGCAGCTACTGCCCTGTCCGATACCTGCTGAAGATCGCTTTGTTGCGATACTGCAGACAGAGGTGTAAACAGGATCAAAACAAGAATTATGCTAAGAAACAGTGCCGGTGTGGTAAGTGTGTGTATAGTTTTCATATCTGTCCTCATTGTTTCAACTAATCTAAAAATATCAATCCGTTTGTACCGCCAAATCCATCACTCACGGTCATTGTTTCGTCGGTGAATTCAACCCATGTCTCTTCGCCGTTTGCTATCAGAAGTACTTTATACTCGTAAATTCCCGGGTTCAGATTCAGTTCTGCGGCATACTTTCTGCCGCTGACTTTTGATAAGGGAACACCAGGCTGCTCCCAGTCATTAAATTCACCGGTAATGTAGAGATCCCCGTCGCCCCTGTACTCTATAGATACCATAACGGCACTGTTTCTAAGCTGGTCCCATTCAGGCGAAACATTGTTCCCGGAATTTCTGAACATCGATGACGCAGAAAATGTGTATCTCAACCCAACAGATGCCTCCACATCCGACCGGGATTCTCCGCCTCCGGGAAGAAAAAGATTCAATCCGGCAGAACCCCTTCCGGAAAAATTCCCCGCAACCGGAAATGTAAAATTCAGGCTGCCGCGTAAAAGCCGGTCGATCTGATCAAATGATTCCTCTTCCTCGGGCCGAGTCGGTCCAAACTGTGGCCCGCCGCCATCTGGAGTTATGGTAAAACGATTGGTGTATCGATTTGCAGAAACCGAAAGTGCGATACCTGCCGACTGCCCAATAACCCTGCTTAAAGAGGCGGATATGCTGTGATTCTCAAACAAGTTCTTATCTGCCAGCCCGTACACTCCGCCGCGAAGCTGCCATCTGAATGACGGCCAGTGCTCCATTTCAACGCCGTAGAAATCAAACCTGTCAGTCGTTTCAATTTCTCCGGTGTCGTCTAATAACTCATACGTTCTGAAGGATGAACCGGCCCGGGCGCGAACCCTGGTAAAGAGCGACGGCGACCATTCGATTTCTGGCATGAATGAGAGAGTCTGTTTTCCAAATTCTGATTGCAACCGGCTGCCACTTGCCCCGGCTCCGGCTGAAACGGTTTCACTCAACCGATATCGAAATTGAGCAGATCCGAATCCGCCGTTCCAGTTATTTCGTTCATCATAAATATTCTCTAAAACATAACCGCCGGACAGATCGGCCGAAAATCTTCCCGTGGCCCAGAATATTTGTGCTGAAGGAATCAGACGGGTAAATGCACCGCTGTCAGATATGTCCCATTCGTTTATCATCGGGTGCAAAAATGTGTTTGTGGAATATCCGGCTTGCGATTCAACCGTAATCGATGTTCCCGGTGTTTGCGAAAACAGTGTTCCGGTACAGAGAAAACTGATCATAAGTAATCCGACTTTTTTCATAAATAGATCACGGCATTTTTATTCCCAAACCCGTCATCCCGCTGAATTTCAGCGAGTGGATCTGCGAGCCATTCCTCTCCGTTTTTCACAAACATATAGTGATGTTCTCCACGCTCAACAGGAACCAGTCCGGTCCAGACCGTTTTATCACCCATTACCCGGCTGTCCAGTTCAATGGGTTCCCAATCGCTAAAATTGCCGGCTACAGCCATCTCGGAGGCATCATCATCGATGTAAACAAACCGAATCCAAACTTCGTCTGTTACGTGGTCCACCACAAATTCTGTCTCTGTACCGAACTCATTGAGTGAAGTCTCGTCAGCGGAAGGCATCAGAAACAAGGCAGCAGTCAGCATCAAAAGAAGAGCAGGCGTAGCCATAACCATAGCCGGGCGAAACGTGTACTCTTTTGGTGTGAACCATTGTTTCATCCATTCAAAAAATGGTTCGTACCAAACCGGCTGCCGGGCAGTTTCGTGCTCCATTTGTTCAATTTGATGCATCACATCATTTGTGAAACCTTCCGGAACATCAAACATTTCCAGGTCGGGGACTTCGTGCAAAGAATCTGACAAAAATCGATCAAACCGAAGCATTGCCCGGAGTTCCTCGTCCTCAGCTATCCGGATCAGCGCATTCTTCTCCTCTTCAGGTGATAATTCACCATCCAGAAACCGGGAAACCAGCTGTTCATCTTTATGTCTGTTCTTGCTCATAACTGTTCACCTTGCTTAAGTAATTGCTTTAGTTCAGCCCTGGCCCGATGCACCCTAACTTTCAGTGCTGATTCCGATATCTCCATCTGTTCAGATATCGCCTTAAAACTCATTCCGTCACGGTACCGCATCAGCAGAGGTTCCGACTGCCCCGGCCCGAGTTTTCGGATCGCGCTGTACAATAAACGGCTGGATTCGTCCTGTTCCATCGTCTCGTCAGGTTGTAAATCCACACTTTTCCGGTTCTCTATGAACGACTCTTCAAGCTCACTGAACCGGCTGTTTTTTCGGCGGATATTCTTCGTATAATCACGGCAGTGGTTGTGTGCAATCGAATAGATCCACGTTGAAAATTTTGCCCGGTTTCCAAAAGTATTCAGCTTTGAATATGCTTTCACAAAAATCTCCTGTACAAGTCCTTTCACCTCTTCTTCATTTTTTTCGAATGAACGAACAAGGTGAAAAATCATCGGAGAATAGCGGTCAACCAGGTGCCTGTATAACTCCCGGTCTCCTTTTGCTATTCTCTGGATTATTTCCGTTTCAGTTGGTAATTCTTTCATTTATACTTCTCCGGATTGAGTACTCACGGCCGGGGAACGCTATCGTTCACAGACATATGACGACTCAAATATTGATTCGTTACATTTTTTTTCACACCGCAAACACACTATTCAAATGATAAAGTCTTTAAAAGTTTGCCCCGTTTTAAACGATTGGGCACCTAAAATTCATTATCATTAGCTGATGCTATACGCTCTATGAAAAAGGTTCTGCACCTATTATCGGTTGACACAAAAATTAATTCATCTCAAATGATCAATTTCCGGGATCTCTTCCTGCTTTTTCTATTCACTTTGATACTCTTTTCATGTTCAGAAAATGAGCCTCAAGAGTCATCAGCCCAACAATCCGGGACTCCTGTTGCGGGGTACGAGGTTATTCAGCAGGATCTTTCCCGAACTGTATCCGCATCGGGGGCAGTTGAAGCTCTGCATATTCGAATTGCAGGAGCACCTTTTGCTGGAATCATCGAATCGGTGGATGTAGAAGAAGGTGATGAAATTTCGCGCGGAGACCGCCTGGCCGCATATGATTTAACCGAAACTGAAGCCGAACTCCGAAGAAGCGAAGCGCAGGTACATGAGGTTCGGCAGCGTGTAGAACGAATAGAACGGCTACTCGATGGAGATGCCATCAGCCGGTCGGAATATGAAGATGTTCAGGCGGAACTGGCCGTGGCAGAAGCGGAAAAAGAGGTTTGGCAAACCCGGGCTGAACTTGGTGTTGTCCGCGCTAAAACGGAAGGTGTGGTTACAGAACGATACATTGAACCCGGATCGCCTGTCTCAGCAAATGAACAGCTATTTAGAATTGAAGATACATCAACTTTGGTTATTCGAGCCGGAATGTCTGAACTGGATGTCATCCACATTGACCGCGGTGATTCGGTACGTGTTTACCTCGATGCCTACCCGGATCAGCCGATAGAAGCAACGGTGCGCCGGATTTTTCCTTCTGCGGAATCATCAAGCCGAAGATTCCTCGTTGAAGTTGCACTTACCAATTCACCCGAAATCATTGTCAGGCCGGGATTCATGGGACGCGCAACCTTTGATGTGGACCGGCGTGAAAAGACTCTGGCCGTTCCCAGTGAAGCGTTACTGGCATCTCAGCGGGGTGAACAATTTCTTTTTAAAATAGAAAATGATTCACTGGTTCGCGTCGATGTAGAAATTGGTGTGGCACGCAGAAATCGAACCGAAATCACATCAGGCCTACTGGAAGGTGATGTAGTGGTAGGAACCAATCCTACTAATTTAAATGAAGGCGCTCATGTTAGAATTACCGAGTGGATTGAGTGATGCAGGAACCCAAAAAAAGCACCGAAAATCAGGCAGAACTTCAAAAACGCGGGATCACGGCTACGACAATTCGCCGCCCGGTGGGGACCATCGCCATAGCGTCTGTCGTTATCGTACTGGGAATGTTTTTCCTGGAGCGTCTTGCTGTTGATCTCCTGCCAACGATTAATTACCCTCAAATCCGCGTTACGGTTAACTATCCCGGAACCGCGCCCGAGGTAATGGAGCAACAGGTTACGCGGGTTCTGGAATCGAATCTCGCAGCTACGGAGAACCTGGTGAGTATTGAGAGCCGCGCATCGGAAGGCCGGACAAATGTGAACCTGATTTTTGAGTACGGTACAAACATCGACCTCGCTCTGCAGGATGCTTCTCGGAATATGGAGCTTGCCCGCACGCAGCTCCCGCCTGATATCGATCCGCCCAGAGTTTACAAATTCGACCCCTCTCAGGATCCGGTTTACGAAGCTGCTTTTACATCAACGATTCGCAACCCTATGGAGGTTCGTGACTGGCTCGAAACGCGACTTTCGCCCCAGTTGCAGTCGGTCGGCGGTGTTGGCGGCGTTGAAGTTGCCGGCGGTTTGATCCGCGAAATCCAGGTGATTCTGGACCAGGACAGGCTCAACTACTATGGGATACCTATATCGCATATTGAACAGACACTGAATGATGAAAATGTTGATCTGGCTGCCGGGCAGGTAACCTCCGATACATTTGATGTGATGGCTAAATCCGACGGCCGTTTTCAGTCGGTGGAAGACATCAGTAACATTTTAATCTCGGTGCCTGACACAGACAGGAAAATCCATCTCCATGAAATTGCTGATGTTGTGGATGGAAACCGGGAACAGCGTATTTTTGTGCGTCTTAACGGGGAACAGGCTACCCAGCTTGCGGTAACCAAACTGCCCGACGCAAACACACTTGAAGTGATCAACGGAGTTAAAAGCGAAGTAAATCGCCTGCAGCAGAGTGGATTTATACCGGATGACATCCAGTTTGAGGTGGTAACCGATCAATCCTTCTTTATTGAAAATTCGATCGGTGCCGTGAGCGCCGCCGCTTTTCTGGGCGGAGTTCTTGCGATGATTGTAGTGCTCCTTTTTCTCGGAAGTCTGCGCAAAGCGTTTGTGATCGGGATATCGATCCCCATCGCCATCCTGGCTACATTTACAATGATGGGGCTCGGTAATCTCACGCTCAATATTATGAGTCTTGGCGGCCTGGCACTTGGGGTTGGGCTTCTGCTCGATAACTCCATTGTGATGCTCGAAAATATTTATCGCCACCGCGACGAACTTGGTAAATCTGCGGATGCCGCTGCGTTTGACGGTGCCAAAGAAGTTACATCTGCTGTTGTTGCTTCTACGATGACTAACCTTGCCGCAGTCGTGCCGTTTCTGCTTATTACCGGCCTTGCTGCTATGATCTTCCAGGAACTGATCCTTACCATTTCATTTGCAATTCTTGCATCACTGGCTGCGGCCCTGACGCTGGTCCCCACTCTTTCGGCTCTCTTTACTAAAGTAAAATACAGCAGCGGATTTGAAAACAGCCGGCTCATTCGCGGATTCAACCGGGGATTGAAGTCTGCAACAAACTACTACCTTAAAATTGCGCGCCCTGTTTTAAAACTGCGTTATTGGGTGGTCTCCTTCGCATTTCTTCTGCTCATAGGAGCATTTTACCTGATGGGAACGCTGGGCAACGAGTTCCTTCCGCAAGTGGATGATGGAAATGTTGGCGTAAATATCAACCTCCCTCCCGGGGCTCCGCCTGATGTAACCAACGCTTACGCACTGCAGGTTGAAGAGAAAATCAACGAAATGCCGGATATTGTGAATGTATTCAGCCTGACCGGTGGCCACCTTGGCGGCGGAATTTTAAACGAACGCCCCGGTACCGCCCGCTTTTCCATCACGCTGACTCCCGCCTCAGAACGCACTATCTCTGCAGGGCGCTGGGTCATTGATATGGAAGAAAAACTGCATGAACTCGAAATCCCCGGAGCACGCCTTTCAGCAAGCCCTCCGAGTATTCCGGGAATTCGCACCAATCTGGCCGGTGCTGATATCTCCATTGGAATTGTGGGTGATGATATTGATGTGCTCGACCAGCTGGGCAGGGAAATGCTGCCTCAGCTCCAGGGAATTGAAGGGCTCAGTAATATTGAAATTGCGCGGGATGATCGTACACCACTTCTCAGCATACGCACAGACCGGGAACGTGCCTCCGATTACGGACTGAATGTTTCGGATGTGGGACGCACACTGCAAACTGCTGTTGGCGGCTCTGTGCCAACCCGGTACGCCACAGGAATTACAGAATATGATATCCGGGTTATGCTCCCGCGCGACAAGGTTGCCAATACAGAAGATCTCTCAAATCTGCTGCTTTTTCGCGAAAACAATCAAACGATCCGGCTGGGAGACGTTGCAACGTTTTCTCTCGGTGACGGTCCGGCTCACATTGAAAGAGAAAACCAGGTTCGAATCTATCGCATAAATGGAGATGTTAACCGGGAAGTTTCCGATGTGGGATCGGTAAATGATATCATCCGGGAACGTCTGCAGGGCTTTGAGCTTCCGGAAGGATATACACTGATTTACGGCGGCGAAGAAGAAGTTATACGCGAGACAAACCGAAACCTGCTGAATGTTACGCTGCTTGCCCTGTTTCTTGTCTTTGTGGTGATGGCGGTTCAG
This portion of the Rhodohalobacter sp. SW132 genome encodes:
- a CDS encoding efflux RND transporter periplasmic adaptor subunit, which codes for MINFRDLFLLFLFTLILFSCSENEPQESSAQQSGTPVAGYEVIQQDLSRTVSASGAVEALHIRIAGAPFAGIIESVDVEEGDEISRGDRLAAYDLTETEAELRRSEAQVHEVRQRVERIERLLDGDAISRSEYEDVQAELAVAEAEKEVWQTRAELGVVRAKTEGVVTERYIEPGSPVSANEQLFRIEDTSTLVIRAGMSELDVIHIDRGDSVRVYLDAYPDQPIEATVRRIFPSAESSSRRFLVEVALTNSPEIIVRPGFMGRATFDVDRREKTLAVPSEALLASQRGEQFLFKIENDSLVRVDVEIGVARRNRTEITSGLLEGDVVVGTNPTNLNEGAHVRITEWIE
- a CDS encoding DUF4382 domain-containing protein, with the protein product MSIQKQLKTLTYLVITSALLFWGCESTLNTESGSGTGSMVVKLHDAPVDYDEVNISVARVEVNNTQNEDGWIVISEPNEIYNILDLVNGEMAVLADAELEVGTYEQIRLILNDANTVVINGETFELFVPSGEQTGVKLNINAEILEGIQYTLLLDFDANRSVVKKGVQDLYNLKPVIRATNEAITGNISGTILPIDTRATVYAIQESDTLSTTFADTSSGEFTLVGLESGSYTVSVEPREEGFEPAALDEVSVTVGETNEIGEIELNTFNDDADEGGE
- a CDS encoding RNA polymerase sigma factor, which produces MKELPTETEIIQRIAKGDRELYRHLVDRYSPMIFHLVRSFEKNEEEVKGLVQEIFVKAYSKLNTFGNRAKFSTWIYSIAHNHCRDYTKNIRRKNSRFSELEESFIENRKSVDLQPDETMEQDESSRLLYSAIRKLGPGQSEPLLMRYRDGMSFKAISEQMEISESALKVRVHRARAELKQLLKQGEQL
- the miaB gene encoding tRNA (N6-isopentenyl adenosine(37)-C2)-methylthiotransferase MiaB; the encoded protein is MTDKKFYIETYGCQMNFADTEVVNSILIEDGMTPVQTAEEADIIFVNTCSIRENAETRVWNRLKEFRSIKREKKHLTVGVMGCMAERVKDKIIDQEQLVDIVVGPDAYRDIPNLLAEVDDGRKAVNVLLSLEETYADITPVRTSGNGLTAFVSIMRGCDNMCAFCVVPFTRGRERSRPMESILREISQLSEQGYKEVTLLGQNVNSYKYQDIDFTRLMDEASKVDPEMRFRFSSPHPKDFPEPLLHLIAERPNLCNYIHIPAQAGSDTMLERMRRPYTREQYLKLTNRMREIIPGVSLSTDIIAGFCGETEEEHKATMSLMKTVEYDLAYMFAYSERERTLAHRKYEDDVPEEVKKRRLSEIIKQQMEIQEKRNKDEIGKIHIVLAEGTSKKSDEQLSGRSDTNKMVVFDREHYQKGDYVAVEIEECTSATLIGKPLYKTTTQEFFSKQAVTA
- a CDS encoding glycogen-binding domain-containing protein; translation: MISFLCTGTLFSQTPGTSITVESQAGYSTNTFLHPMINEWDISDSGAFTRLIPSAQIFWATGRFSADLSGGYVLENIYDERNNWNGGFGSAQFRYRLSETVSAGAGASGSRLQSEFGKQTLSFMPEIEWSPSLFTRVRARAGSSFRTYELLDDTGEIETTDRFDFYGVEMEHWPSFRWQLRGGVYGLADKNLFENHSISASLSRVIGQSAGIALSVSANRYTNRFTITPDGGGPQFGPTRPEEEESFDQIDRLLRGSLNFTFPVAGNFSGRGSAGLNLFLPGGGESRSDVEASVGLRYTFSASSMFRNSGNNVSPEWDQLRNSAVMVSIEYRGDGDLYITGEFNDWEQPGVPLSKVSGRKYAAELNLNPGIYEYKVLLIANGEETWVEFTDETMTVSDGFGGTNGLIFLD
- a CDS encoding efflux RND transporter permease subunit; the encoded protein is MQEPKKSTENQAELQKRGITATTIRRPVGTIAIASVVIVLGMFFLERLAVDLLPTINYPQIRVTVNYPGTAPEVMEQQVTRVLESNLAATENLVSIESRASEGRTNVNLIFEYGTNIDLALQDASRNMELARTQLPPDIDPPRVYKFDPSQDPVYEAAFTSTIRNPMEVRDWLETRLSPQLQSVGGVGGVEVAGGLIREIQVILDQDRLNYYGIPISHIEQTLNDENVDLAAGQVTSDTFDVMAKSDGRFQSVEDISNILISVPDTDRKIHLHEIADVVDGNREQRIFVRLNGEQATQLAVTKLPDANTLEVINGVKSEVNRLQQSGFIPDDIQFEVVTDQSFFIENSIGAVSAAAFLGGVLAMIVVLLFLGSLRKAFVIGISIPIAILATFTMMGLGNLTLNIMSLGGLALGVGLLLDNSIVMLENIYRHRDELGKSADAAAFDGAKEVTSAVVASTMTNLAAVVPFLLITGLAAMIFQELILTISFAILASLAAALTLVPTLSALFTKVKYSSGFENSRLIRGFNRGLKSATNYYLKIARPVLKLRYWVVSFAFLLLIGAFYLMGTLGNEFLPQVDDGNVGVNINLPPGAPPDVTNAYALQVEEKINEMPDIVNVFSLTGGHLGGGILNERPGTARFSITLTPASERTISAGRWVIDMEEKLHELEIPGARLSASPPSIPGIRTNLAGADISIGIVGDDIDVLDQLGREMLPQLQGIEGLSNIEIARDDRTPLLSIRTDRERASDYGLNVSDVGRTLQTAVGGSVPTRYATGITEYDIRVMLPRDKVANTEDLSNLLLFRENNQTIRLGDVATFSLGDGPAHIERENQVRIYRINGDVNREVSDVGSVNDIIRERLQGFELPEGYTLIYGGEEEVIRETNRNLLNVTLLALFLVFVVMAVQYERLSNPLVILTAAPLALIGVALILWLTGTTLGAPVMLGVILLVGIVVNNAILLVEYIELGKSEKGLSAFDAALEAGRIRFRPILMTTLTTVCGMLPLAIGFGEGAELMQPLALSVVGGLLVSTLLTLFIIPSLYLIVDSITMKLKSSLT